A single window of Halobacterium jilantaiense DNA harbors:
- a CDS encoding ATPase, T2SS/T4P/T4SS family, whose translation MRALLDRVRATPDPDCGCEPGVDAGTLRLDATACPGGGALTDQPACRETVATAARRHAPNRIVVDAGGFERAFGERAAALFTAAGRFAARVADRDDRLSARARRDPLAAATEATGRAGPVSDVAAETGFGAVAADVPEYDALLAHLGPSLADARVGPTPPRQSRLREARDLDTGAAVRVYEVPDGVPVYHVLPPEYDLDRDDWRLLADARERLADGSVRDGEDAPGRAVRQAAGEHRERLADALRKHTRGFGVLEDLFADPGVSDVFASAPVDEGVLRASVDGESVRTNVQFTDRGAARLASRLRAATGRPFSRASPTLDATVDDLGRAGRVRVAGVTDPVSDGTGFAFRAHDADPFRLPDLVANDTLDADAAGFLAEAVSRGAAVLFAGARGAGKTTLLGATLWSLARDTRLVTIEDTPELPVRALRADDRDVQALYAGDDTAGAAISMPDALRTALRLGDGAVAVGEVRGEEAGVLYEAMRVGASDATVLGTIHGEEAAGVRERVVADLGVDRSSFAATDLVVTCAETEAGRRVVRIEEVTDDGDAALFGDDGDGANPTGRIARGNSHAVDALARPGETYSDVRAAIEGRASAFR comes from the coding sequence ATGCGTGCACTACTGGACCGCGTCCGAGCGACGCCCGACCCGGACTGCGGCTGTGAGCCCGGCGTCGACGCGGGGACGCTCCGCCTCGACGCCACGGCGTGCCCCGGCGGCGGCGCGCTCACCGACCAGCCGGCGTGCCGCGAGACGGTCGCCACCGCCGCGCGACGCCACGCCCCGAACCGCATCGTCGTCGATGCGGGGGGATTCGAGCGGGCGTTCGGCGAACGAGCGGCCGCGCTGTTCACCGCAGCGGGCCGGTTCGCCGCGAGGGTCGCCGACCGGGACGACCGCCTCTCGGCTCGCGCGCGCCGCGACCCGCTCGCCGCCGCGACCGAGGCCACTGGTCGAGCCGGCCCCGTTTCGGACGTCGCCGCCGAGACCGGGTTCGGAGCCGTCGCCGCCGACGTGCCGGAGTACGACGCCCTGCTCGCGCACCTCGGGCCGTCGCTCGCCGACGCCCGCGTCGGCCCCACCCCGCCTCGGCAGAGCCGACTGCGCGAGGCCCGCGACCTCGACACTGGAGCGGCCGTCCGCGTCTACGAAGTTCCGGACGGTGTCCCGGTCTACCACGTGCTCCCGCCGGAGTACGACCTCGACCGCGACGACTGGCGGCTCCTCGCCGACGCCCGCGAGCGACTCGCGGACGGGTCCGTTCGGGACGGCGAGGACGCACCGGGGCGAGCCGTCAGGCAGGCCGCGGGCGAGCACCGGGAGCGGCTGGCGGACGCGCTCCGGAAGCACACGCGTGGCTTCGGCGTCCTCGAAGACCTGTTCGCCGACCCCGGGGTGAGCGACGTGTTCGCGTCGGCACCCGTCGACGAGGGTGTGCTCCGCGCGTCCGTCGACGGCGAGTCGGTGCGGACGAACGTCCAGTTCACCGACCGGGGCGCTGCGCGGCTCGCGTCCCGACTGCGCGCGGCGACTGGCCGGCCGTTCTCCAGAGCCAGCCCCACGCTGGACGCGACGGTCGACGACCTCGGGCGGGCCGGCCGGGTGCGCGTCGCCGGCGTCACCGACCCGGTGAGCGACGGCACCGGGTTCGCGTTCCGCGCCCACGACGCCGACCCGTTCCGCCTCCCCGACCTCGTCGCGAACGACACGCTCGACGCCGACGCCGCGGGATTTCTCGCAGAAGCAGTCTCTCGGGGCGCAGCCGTGCTGTTCGCCGGCGCGAGGGGGGCGGGGAAGACCACGCTCCTCGGCGCGACCCTCTGGTCGCTCGCCCGGGACACCCGGCTCGTCACCATCGAGGACACGCCCGAACTCCCGGTGCGCGCGCTCCGCGCCGACGACCGCGACGTCCAGGCGCTCTACGCCGGCGACGACACCGCGGGCGCGGCTATCTCGATGCCGGACGCGCTCCGCACGGCACTCCGGCTCGGGGACGGCGCGGTCGCGGTCGGCGAGGTCCGCGGCGAGGAGGCGGGCGTCCTCTACGAGGCGATGCGCGTCGGAGCCAGTGACGCGACGGTTCTCGGCACCATTCACGGCGAGGAGGCCGCCGGGGTCCGGGAGCGCGTGGTCGCCGACCTCGGCGTCGACCGGTCGTCGTTCGCCGCCACGGACCTCGTCGTCACCTGCGCCGAGACCGAGGCCGGGCGACGCGTCGTCCGAATCGAGGAGGTCACCGACGACGGCGACGCCGCCCTGTTCGGCGACGACGGCGACGGTGCGAATCCCACGGGCAGAATTGCCCGCGGGAACAGCCACGCCGTCGACGCGCTCGCTCGCCCCGGCGAGACGTACAGCGACGTGCGGGCGGCAATCGAGGGGCGAGCGAGCGCGTTCCGATGA
- a CDS encoding DUF7311 family protein codes for MTVRVVAAVVSALALVAVAAPAVDHARERRAAASVEATVEDTADAVRALARHSDPGDRIETAPRRTVHVSLPEATTLAAERGPPRLVARAGNGAETVERLPVEVSVCGDGTTLRGDTTFAYIATDGEPVVVALRGFIRGDGSRAAYACTTGPRPSDARPGLRL; via the coding sequence GTGACGGTCCGCGTCGTGGCTGCGGTGGTGTCCGCGCTCGCGCTCGTCGCCGTGGCAGCGCCCGCTGTCGACCACGCCCGCGAGCGCCGAGCCGCCGCCAGCGTCGAGGCGACCGTCGAGGACACCGCCGACGCCGTTCGCGCGCTCGCTCGGCACAGCGACCCCGGCGACCGCATCGAGACCGCGCCGAGACGGACGGTCCACGTCTCACTCCCGGAAGCCACGACGCTCGCGGCCGAACGCGGACCACCGCGGCTGGTCGCCCGGGCCGGGAACGGTGCCGAGACGGTCGAACGTCTCCCCGTCGAGGTCAGCGTCTGTGGGGATGGGACGACGCTGCGCGGCGACACGACGTTCGCCTACATCGCGACAGACGGGGAGCCGGTTGTCGTCGCGCTGCGAGGGTTTATCCGGGGAGACGGGAGCAGAGCGGCCTATGCGTGCACTACTGGACCGCGTCCGAGCGACGCCCGACCCGGACTGCGGCTGTGA
- a CDS encoding DUF7310 family coiled-coil domain-containing protein produces MTDNSLEARVAAVERALTDGDTAVDLSDPAERQRHLDALADDLDTLTERVDALEATVQSLHGYVGEIEHVNDRVERRADAARAAVERLDDEARAHAPEPDRSSPERAPSTGDETAVPDSAARLADSDEKPASLLDRLRSSL; encoded by the coding sequence GTGACCGACAACTCACTCGAAGCACGAGTGGCAGCAGTCGAGCGCGCGCTGACCGACGGCGACACCGCGGTCGACCTCTCCGACCCAGCCGAACGCCAGCGCCACCTCGACGCCCTGGCCGACGACCTCGACACCCTCACCGAGCGCGTGGACGCACTGGAGGCGACCGTGCAGTCCCTCCACGGCTACGTCGGCGAAATCGAGCACGTGAACGACCGCGTGGAGCGCCGCGCCGACGCGGCTCGCGCGGCCGTCGAACGGCTGGACGACGAGGCTCGCGCCCACGCACCTGAGCCCGACCGGTCGTCACCCGAACGCGCTCCGTCGACAGGCGACGAGACGGCCGTGCCGGACTCGGCCGCCCGTCTAGCCGACTCGGACGAGAAGCCAGCGTCGCTGCTGGACCGCCTTCGGTCGTCGCTGTGA
- a CDS encoding tubulin/FtsZ family protein, which produces MKAALIGVGQAGGKVTEALLAEDRRAGYDAVRGTLAVNTARTDLDGLDIDTMLVGQERVKGHGVGADNELGAEVMNDDVREVMGALDGVVDPHTEAIFVVAGLGGGTGSGGAPVLVKELQRVYEMPVYALGILPGRDEGGIYQANAGRSLKTLVREADSTLLVDNDAWRSTGESVTEAFDAINERIAKRVGILLAAGENIEGVGESVVDSSEVINTLQSGDMSAIGFASAEAAADAGENINVVTSTTRKALLSGMSVPETTEAGAALVVAAGENDRIPRKGVEKARSWVEEETRSMQVRGGDFPLTSDSIAVLVLLSGIARSQRLQDFMDRAKEASKEVEAEQEQQTFQNDELDDLI; this is translated from the coding sequence ATGAAAGCCGCCCTCATCGGCGTGGGTCAAGCCGGTGGCAAGGTCACCGAAGCCCTCCTCGCCGAGGACCGCCGCGCCGGCTACGACGCCGTCCGTGGGACGCTCGCGGTCAACACCGCACGAACCGACCTCGACGGACTCGACATCGACACGATGCTCGTCGGGCAGGAACGGGTGAAAGGCCACGGCGTCGGCGCGGACAACGAACTCGGCGCTGAAGTGATGAACGACGACGTGCGCGAAGTCATGGGAGCTCTCGACGGTGTCGTCGACCCCCACACCGAGGCCATCTTCGTCGTGGCCGGGCTCGGCGGCGGCACTGGCTCCGGCGGCGCTCCCGTCCTCGTGAAGGAACTCCAGCGCGTCTACGAGATGCCCGTGTACGCGCTCGGTATCCTCCCCGGCCGCGACGAGGGCGGCATCTACCAGGCGAACGCCGGCCGCTCCCTGAAAACTCTGGTACGGGAGGCGGACTCCACGCTGCTCGTCGACAACGACGCCTGGCGCTCGACGGGCGAGAGCGTCACAGAGGCCTTCGACGCAATCAACGAACGCATCGCGAAACGCGTCGGCATCCTGCTCGCCGCCGGCGAGAACATCGAGGGCGTCGGCGAGAGCGTCGTCGACTCCAGCGAAGTCATCAACACCCTCCAGTCCGGGGACATGTCCGCCATCGGGTTCGCGTCCGCGGAAGCCGCCGCGGACGCCGGCGAGAACATCAACGTCGTCACCTCCACCACGCGGAAAGCACTCCTCTCGGGGATGAGCGTCCCCGAAACCACCGAGGCGGGCGCGGCGCTCGTCGTCGCCGCCGGCGAGAACGACCGCATCCCCCGGAAGGGCGTCGAGAAAGCCCGCTCGTGGGTCGAAGAGGAGACCCGCAGCATGCAGGTCCGCGGCGGTGACTTCCCCCTCACGTCGGACAGCATCGCGGTCCTCGTCCTGCTCTCCGGGATCGCGCGCAGCCAGCGACTTCAGGACTTCATGGACCGCGCGAAGGAAGCCAGCAAGGAAGTCGAAGCCGAACAGGAACAACAGACCTTCCAGAACGACGAACTGGACGACCTAATCTAA
- a CDS encoding alkaline phosphatase family protein → MGLFDRLRGSDAGRVAFVGIDGVPFSLVRDHPETFPNLHDVMEAGTGGAIESIVPPESSACWPSLTTGVNPGETGVYGFQDREVGSYETYVPMGRDVQATRLWDRVTDAGRDATVLNVPVTFPPQRNVQRMVSGFLSPEIEKASHPADVGSFLESVDYRIDTNAKLGHKDDKSDFVENAHDTIDARQEAFMNYVEADDWDLFFGVFMSTDRVNHFLFKDYEEDGEYREEFFEFYEKVDRYIGEIRDALADDVTLVVASDHGFTSEDYEVHLNSWLADEGYLSFDTDDPEALEDISDDTQAYSFIPGRFYLNREGREPRGSVSEDEADDVLDELREKLLALESPDGRQVVDRVVDGDAVFDGDHDEIAPDLVAIPNHGFDLKAGFSGPDDVFRHGPRNGMHSFENATLVVDDPGVEVPSTTNLYDIAPTLLDLMDVQYDDREFDGDSLVTADD, encoded by the coding sequence ATGGGTCTGTTCGACCGACTTCGCGGGAGCGACGCTGGCCGGGTCGCGTTCGTCGGCATCGACGGCGTGCCGTTCAGCCTCGTCCGCGACCACCCCGAGACGTTCCCGAATCTCCACGACGTGATGGAGGCGGGGACGGGCGGCGCTATCGAGAGCATCGTGCCCCCCGAGTCGAGTGCGTGCTGGCCGTCGCTCACCACGGGCGTCAACCCCGGCGAGACGGGCGTCTACGGCTTCCAGGACCGCGAGGTCGGGAGCTACGAGACGTACGTCCCGATGGGACGGGACGTGCAGGCGACCCGGCTCTGGGACCGCGTCACCGACGCCGGCCGGGACGCCACCGTCCTGAACGTCCCGGTGACGTTCCCGCCCCAGCGGAACGTCCAGCGGATGGTCTCCGGGTTCCTCTCGCCCGAAATCGAGAAGGCCTCGCATCCGGCCGATGTCGGGAGCTTCCTGGAGTCCGTCGACTACCGCATCGACACGAACGCGAAACTCGGGCACAAAGACGACAAGTCCGACTTCGTGGAGAACGCACACGACACCATCGACGCCCGGCAGGAGGCGTTCATGAACTACGTCGAGGCAGACGACTGGGACCTGTTCTTCGGCGTGTTCATGTCCACGGACCGCGTCAACCACTTCCTGTTCAAGGACTACGAGGAGGACGGCGAGTACCGCGAGGAGTTCTTCGAGTTCTACGAGAAAGTCGACCGCTACATCGGCGAGATTCGGGACGCGCTTGCGGACGACGTGACGCTCGTCGTCGCCTCGGACCACGGCTTCACGAGCGAGGACTACGAGGTCCACCTGAACTCCTGGCTCGCGGACGAAGGGTATCTCTCCTTCGACACCGACGACCCGGAGGCCCTCGAAGACATCAGCGACGACACGCAGGCGTACTCGTTCATCCCCGGCCGGTTCTACCTGAATCGCGAGGGCCGCGAGCCCCGCGGGAGCGTCTCCGAAGACGAGGCCGACGACGTGCTTGACGAACTCCGCGAGAAGCTCCTCGCGTTGGAGAGCCCGGACGGCCGTCAGGTCGTCGACCGCGTCGTCGACGGCGACGCGGTGTTCGACGGCGACCACGACGAGATTGCGCCCGACCTTGTCGCCATCCCGAACCACGGCTTCGACCTGAAAGCCGGCTTCTCGGGGCCCGACGACGTGTTCCGCCACGGTCCCCGGAACGGCATGCACTCCTTCGAGAACGCCACGCTCGTCGTCGACGACCCCGGCGTCGAGGTGCCGTCGACGACGAACCTCTACGACATCGCGCCGACGCTGCTGGACCTCATGGACGTCCAGTACGACGACCGCGAGTTCGACGGCGACAGCCTCGTCACTGCCGACGACTGA